The candidate division WOR-3 bacterium genome has a window encoding:
- a CDS encoding L-serine ammonia-lyase translates to MESLRELFRIGKGPSSSHTMAPALAARIFKEKNPDALHYRVTLFGSLAATGKGHLTESAIKEILPQEKTTIFFQKNKFLKVHPNAMLFEATRKRGKKVKWLVFSVGGGAIKDLKNINRDKKVYPHRSFKEISAYCLNKGMTLYEYVYHFEKKDIKKYLRIMWETMEKTIERGLKTEGVLPGPLKLERRASSMYIKSCNSRGLMERISRVFAYALAVAEENAAGGVVVTAPTCGSSGVLPAVLKHLKESYRLSEEKIINALAISGIFGNLIKHNASISGAEVGCQGEIGTACAMAAAAATYLLGGSINQMEYAAEMGLEHHLGLTCDPVAGMVQVPCIERNAMAAERALDCAVYALQTDGTHKISFDEVVRIMKQTGQDMKVQYRETSGGGLATLIRE, encoded by the coding sequence GTGGAATCACTACGTGAACTTTTCCGAATTGGTAAGGGCCCCTCGAGCAGTCATACCATGGCACCGGCTTTAGCTGCGAGGATATTTAAAGAAAAAAATCCCGATGCACTCCATTACCGGGTAACCCTCTTTGGTAGCCTGGCTGCCACGGGCAAGGGACATCTTACCGAATCCGCAATTAAAGAAATTTTGCCCCAAGAAAAAACTACGATTTTTTTTCAAAAAAATAAGTTTTTAAAAGTCCATCCTAATGCCATGCTTTTTGAAGCTACCAGGAAGCGGGGTAAAAAAGTGAAATGGCTTGTATTTTCAGTGGGCGGCGGAGCGATTAAAGATTTAAAAAATATCAATCGCGATAAAAAGGTTTACCCCCACCGAAGTTTCAAAGAGATAAGTGCTTATTGTTTGAATAAAGGTATGACTCTTTACGAATATGTTTATCACTTTGAGAAAAAAGATATTAAGAAATATTTGCGGATAATGTGGGAGACAATGGAGAAAACGATTGAAAGAGGTTTGAAAACCGAAGGGGTTTTACCAGGACCATTGAAATTGGAACGACGGGCGAGTTCAATGTATATTAAATCTTGCAATAGCCGAGGGTTAATGGAGCGAATCAGTCGGGTCTTTGCCTATGCCCTGGCAGTGGCTGAGGAAAATGCCGCAGGCGGGGTTGTGGTAACCGCACCTACCTGTGGTTCAAGTGGCGTCCTGCCAGCAGTCCTGAAACATCTAAAAGAAAGCTATCGGTTGAGTGAGGAAAAGATAATAAATGCCTTGGCAATAAGCGGCATTTTTGGTAATCTTATAAAACACAATGCCTCAATTTCCGGTGCGGAGGTGGGATGTCAGGGCGAAATTGGGACTGCTTGTGCAATGGCTGCAGCCGCTGCCACCTATCTATTGGGTGGCAGCATCAACCAGATGGAATATGCTGCAGAGATGGGTTTAGAACACCATCTCGGTCTTACCTGTGACCCGGTTGCGGGAATGGTCCAGGTTCCCTGTATTGAGCGGAATGCAATGGCTGCAGAAAGGGCACTTGATTGTGCGGTCTATGCCCTCCAGACCGACGGGACTCATAAAATTTCCTTTGATGAGGTTGTTCGGATAATGAAGCAGACTGGGCAGGATATGAAAGTCCAATATCGGGAAACATCTGGCGGGGGACTGGCTACGCTCATCAGGGAATGA
- a CDS encoding V-type ATPase subunit, whose translation MLQGTNDTRYAFVTGLIRAREARLLKKSHFDRLIEAEIGNFKAILSDTPYAAGEEFLETLSTAEKLERFFFEKYCLHEEIKEIILLPHAIHNLKVRLKKGPERLLSPVNLFWLESSEEILAIINDYLTHKNSFLLSAKLDRFYCERIWKSACISEFFTEYFKLFFDLENIRSFFRARQFENPLELFKEVYIPYGTIPERVFVEHLSKDFTVVVRVFRNTPYDRIIEQGGGYLETDGSFLRLERLIDEMRLQFLKTARYYTFGIEPLFGYYNFKLNEIRLLRQVYMGKLYNIPTAQLRESLPDVW comes from the coding sequence ATGCTTCAAGGAACAAACGATACCCGATATGCCTTCGTCACCGGGTTAATCCGTGCCCGCGAGGCAAGGCTTTTAAAAAAGAGCCATTTTGACCGGCTCATTGAGGCCGAAATTGGCAATTTTAAAGCGATACTCAGCGATACCCCTTATGCGGCGGGCGAGGAATTTCTTGAGACACTGAGTACGGCAGAGAAGTTGGAACGGTTTTTTTTCGAAAAATACTGTCTTCATGAAGAGATAAAAGAGATCATTCTTTTACCCCATGCTATTCACAATCTCAAGGTGAGATTAAAGAAAGGACCAGAAAGATTATTATCCCCAGTTAACCTTTTCTGGCTGGAATCTTCCGAGGAGATTTTGGCAATCATCAACGACTATCTAACTCATAAAAATAGTTTTTTGCTATCTGCGAAATTAGACAGGTTCTATTGTGAAAGAATTTGGAAATCTGCCTGCATCTCAGAGTTTTTCACCGAATACTTTAAACTCTTTTTTGACCTCGAAAATATCAGGAGTTTCTTTCGGGCACGACAATTTGAAAATCCTTTAGAGTTGTTCAAAGAGGTTTATATACCTTATGGAACGATTCCGGAGAGGGTGTTTGTTGAGCATCTCTCAAAAGACTTCACGGTGGTCGTACGTGTCTTTCGCAATACCCCCTATGATCGAATCATTGAACAAGGGGGAGGTTATCTTGAGACGGATGGTTCGTTTTTGAGACTGGAAAGACTAATCGACGAAATGAGATTGCAATTTCTAAAAACAGCCCGGTATTATACTTTCGGTATTGAGCCTTTATTCGGTTATTACAATTTCAAATTGAATGAAATTAGGCTATTGCGTCAGGTCTACATGGGGAAATTATACAATATCCCTACGGCTCAGCTAAGAGAGAGCCTTCCCGATGTCTGGTAG
- a CDS encoding V-type ATP synthase subunit F, with protein MSGSLAILGRRQEVLPFLATGAIVCIVEKGEAEKKIYELVNQGVRVIFFAEDFTEELKDVLRQYQTQAFPCLIPFATGAAKKRIAIERLRGIIKKAVGADIFLEEK; from the coding sequence ATGTCTGGTAGTCTGGCTATCTTGGGCAGAAGACAGGAGGTTTTGCCTTTTCTCGCAACTGGTGCTATAGTCTGCATTGTGGAAAAGGGTGAAGCCGAAAAGAAAATCTATGAATTGGTAAACCAGGGGGTACGGGTGATATTTTTTGCTGAAGATTTTACCGAAGAATTAAAGGATGTGCTTCGTCAATATCAGACCCAAGCATTTCCATGCCTCATTCCTTTCGCTACCGGTGCCGCGAAAAAGCGCATCGCGATTGAACGGCTCCGGGGAATAATTAAAAAGGCAGTGGGTGCGGATATTTTCCTGGAGGAAAAATGA
- a CDS encoding V-type ATP synthase subunit A, which translates to MRQGEIVKVSGPLVIARNVKGARMYDVVRVSNEGLIGEIIGLDGDRASIQVYEDTSGIGPGDPVFLTDQPLFVELGPGLIENIYDGIQRPLNLIKEKTGPNITRGIEVPALDRERLWEFEPLVKSGVRVYPGDIIGQVRESVLVLHKIMIPPNVSGVLKEIRGGKFKVTDIIYVVETEEGLKEFNMIQRWPVRVPRPYEKRLPPTTILSTGQRVIDTFFPIARGGTACCPGPFGSGKTVIQHQLAKWADAEIIVYVGCGERGNEMTDVLIEFPELKDPKSGEPLMKRTVLVANTSNMPVAAREASVYTGITIAEYYRDMGYSVALMADSTSRWAEAMREISGRLEEMPGEEGYPAYLGAKISSFYERAGRVKPLGNPEREGALSVIGAVSPPGGDLADPVVQATLRVVKVFWSLEDRLAYQRHFPAISWLNSYSLYIDSVSDDLDSIAPGFTALSKEAMKILEEEAELQEIVRLVGVDALSPQDRLLLEGARSIREDFLHQNAFHEIDTYTSLLKQYKMLDLCLFFYNQAQEALNSGVPFTEIVQMPVREKIARAKYIEEKNLSQIDEIKAEIIKDFKELLNKQSAGALR; encoded by the coding sequence ATGAGACAGGGTGAGATTGTCAAAGTTTCGGGACCCCTTGTGATCGCCCGGAATGTCAAAGGTGCCCGGATGTATGATGTGGTGCGGGTGAGCAATGAAGGACTCATCGGTGAAATAATCGGTCTTGATGGTGACCGGGCATCAATCCAAGTCTATGAAGATACCTCTGGTATTGGACCGGGTGATCCGGTATTTTTAACCGATCAACCTTTATTTGTAGAATTAGGACCCGGACTTATTGAGAATATCTACGACGGTATTCAGCGCCCTTTGAATTTGATAAAAGAAAAGACAGGTCCGAATATCACCCGGGGTATTGAGGTTCCAGCATTAGACCGGGAAAGATTATGGGAATTTGAGCCCCTCGTAAAATCCGGGGTTAGAGTTTATCCAGGAGATATCATCGGGCAGGTGCGCGAAAGTGTGCTTGTCCTTCACAAGATAATGATTCCGCCCAATGTTTCTGGCGTATTGAAAGAGATACGGGGCGGAAAGTTCAAGGTCACGGATATCATCTATGTGGTGGAAACCGAGGAAGGGCTTAAAGAATTCAATATGATTCAACGCTGGCCTGTGCGTGTGCCCCGACCTTATGAGAAAAGGTTACCACCGACCACCATCTTGAGTACCGGGCAGAGGGTGATTGATACCTTCTTTCCTATTGCTCGGGGAGGCACTGCCTGCTGTCCAGGACCTTTTGGTTCCGGCAAAACGGTGATTCAACACCAACTTGCGAAATGGGCTGACGCCGAAATAATCGTCTATGTGGGCTGCGGAGAACGGGGTAATGAGATGACCGATGTGCTAATTGAATTTCCGGAATTAAAGGACCCCAAAAGTGGTGAACCACTTATGAAACGTACTGTGCTCGTTGCTAATACCTCCAATATGCCGGTAGCAGCCCGAGAGGCTTCGGTTTACACGGGAATAACGATTGCGGAATATTACCGCGATATGGGATACTCGGTTGCCTTGATGGCGGATTCCACCTCGAGATGGGCTGAAGCGATGCGCGAAATATCCGGTAGGCTTGAGGAGATGCCAGGCGAGGAAGGCTATCCGGCATACTTGGGAGCAAAGATAAGCTCTTTCTATGAACGGGCGGGCAGGGTAAAACCCTTAGGGAATCCTGAACGGGAAGGTGCTTTAAGTGTCATCGGCGCAGTTTCTCCGCCCGGTGGCGACCTGGCAGACCCGGTTGTTCAAGCAACACTGCGGGTGGTAAAGGTATTCTGGAGCCTTGAAGATCGTCTGGCTTATCAGCGCCATTTTCCGGCGATCAGTTGGTTGAATTCTTATTCACTTTATATTGACAGCGTCAGCGACGATCTCGATTCAATTGCCCCGGGTTTTACGGCGCTATCAAAAGAAGCGATGAAGATTCTTGAAGAGGAGGCTGAATTACAGGAGATAGTCCGGCTGGTAGGAGTAGATGCGTTATCGCCGCAAGACCGTTTGCTTCTGGAAGGCGCTCGCTCCATCCGCGAGGATTTTCTCCATCAGAATGCCTTTCATGAGATTGATACATATACCTCTTTACTAAAACAGTATAAAATGCTCGACCTTTGTCTCTTCTTTTATAACCAGGCACAGGAGGCATTGAATAGTGGAGTTCCTTTTACTGAAATTGTTCAAATGCCGGTCCGGGAGAAGATTGCCCGGGCAAAATACATTGAAGAAAAAAATCTGTCCCAGATTGATGAGATAAAGGCAGAAATAATAAAAGATTTCAAAGAACTGTTGAACAAACAATCCGCAGGAGCTTTAAGATGA
- a CDS encoding V-type ATP synthase subunit B, with amino-acid sequence MIKEYTSIANVSGPLLLVEGTQGVKYEELVEIYTPHGERKRGRVLEVDGDKALVQIFEGSSGIDVANCRVRFLARTLKIGVSSKMLGRIFDGLGRPIDEGPEIVPEALLDINGAPINPTARDYPNEFIQTGISAIDGINTLVRGQKLPIFSGSGLPHNRLAAQIVRQATVLQEGQEFAIVFGAMGITFEEANFFIENFTTTGALEKVVLFLNLSDDPAIERVSTPRVVLTVAEYLAFTKGYHILVILTDMTNYAEALREISAARKEIPGRRGYPGYLYTDLATIYERSGRIKGKQGSITLIPILTMPEDDKTHPIPDLTGYITEGQIILSRALYRKKILPPVDVMQSLSRLKDKGIGKGKTREDHADLFNQLIACYSRGKEAQELAIILGEAALSDLDKIYLKFATVFEQRYINQGEYENRSIEQTLNLGWELLRLVPRSEMKRVREEYLRKYYDNPDIHA; translated from the coding sequence ATGATAAAGGAATACACAAGCATCGCCAATGTCAGTGGTCCACTCCTTTTAGTGGAAGGGACCCAGGGCGTAAAATACGAAGAACTCGTTGAGATTTATACCCCACATGGAGAAAGGAAAAGGGGGCGAGTACTGGAGGTAGATGGAGACAAGGCACTCGTTCAGATATTTGAAGGCTCTTCAGGAATTGATGTGGCAAATTGTCGAGTCCGGTTCTTGGCGCGCACACTGAAGATTGGGGTATCATCAAAAATGCTGGGCAGGATTTTTGATGGTCTGGGCCGGCCGATCGATGAGGGTCCGGAGATCGTGCCCGAAGCGCTTCTGGATATCAATGGTGCACCGATAAATCCTACTGCCCGGGACTATCCCAATGAGTTTATTCAGACCGGTATTTCGGCAATCGATGGTATAAATACCTTGGTGCGCGGTCAGAAACTACCGATTTTTTCCGGCTCGGGATTACCACATAACCGTCTTGCTGCCCAGATTGTGAGACAGGCTACGGTCTTACAGGAAGGACAGGAATTTGCAATCGTCTTCGGTGCCATGGGCATTACTTTTGAAGAAGCAAATTTTTTCATTGAAAATTTTACCACCACCGGGGCATTGGAAAAAGTAGTATTATTTTTAAACCTTTCCGATGATCCGGCGATCGAACGAGTTTCAACACCGCGGGTCGTGCTTACCGTCGCCGAATATTTAGCATTCACCAAAGGTTATCACATTCTGGTCATTCTCACGGACATGACCAATTATGCTGAGGCACTTAGAGAGATTTCAGCGGCGCGCAAGGAGATTCCGGGTCGGCGCGGTTACCCAGGCTATCTTTACACCGATTTGGCTACGATTTATGAGCGTTCCGGGAGAATAAAAGGGAAGCAAGGTTCCATTACACTTATTCCCATCCTCACCATGCCCGAGGATGACAAGACCCATCCAATCCCTGACTTAACCGGCTATATAACCGAGGGACAGATAATCCTCTCCCGTGCCTTATACCGTAAAAAAATTCTACCGCCGGTGGATGTCATGCAGTCATTATCACGCCTAAAAGATAAAGGGATTGGCAAAGGTAAGACCCGCGAAGACCATGCTGACTTATTTAATCAACTGATTGCCTGTTATTCCCGAGGCAAGGAAGCCCAGGAACTGGCGATCATCCTCGGTGAGGCGGCACTTTCCGACCTTGATAAAATCTATTTAAAGTTTGCTACTGTTTTCGAACAACGGTATATAAATCAGGGTGAGTATGAGAATCGTTCAATTGAGCAGACATTGAATTTAGGCTGGGAGCTATTAAGACTGGTGCCCCGGAGTGAGATGAAACGGGTGCGTGAGGAATATTTGAGGAAATACTATGACAATCCTGATATTCACGCATAA
- a CDS encoding V-type ATP synthase subunit D produces the protein MRLDIPPTRMQLLRLKRRNIIARRGHKLLKDKQDELVRKVMELVKQIQVLRLQIEEELNRAYSFFYFASSKQAPDVTEEALLGSDKKIEIEYYEERIFNVRIPRFIKKISGTMLSYGFLNTSGDLDQALRKIDLLLEGLLKIAELEKALEILSIEIEKTRRRVNALEFILIPAIEETIKYINLKLSEIERSDLTRLMRVKEILGKR, from the coding sequence ATGCGCCTGGATATACCACCAACCCGGATGCAACTGCTCAGACTCAAACGGCGTAATATCATTGCCCGGCGCGGGCATAAATTATTAAAAGATAAACAGGATGAACTGGTGCGAAAAGTAATGGAACTGGTAAAACAGATTCAGGTCTTGCGATTGCAGATAGAAGAAGAGCTTAACAGAGCCTATAGCTTTTTCTATTTTGCATCCAGCAAGCAGGCACCAGATGTTACTGAAGAAGCCCTTCTGGGTTCAGATAAAAAGATTGAAATTGAATACTATGAAGAGCGGATATTCAATGTGCGCATTCCGAGGTTTATAAAAAAAATTTCGGGGACGATGCTCAGTTATGGATTTTTGAATACCTCGGGTGACCTGGATCAGGCATTAAGGAAGATTGACCTTTTGCTGGAGGGTTTATTGAAGATTGCCGAACTGGAAAAGGCACTGGAAATTCTATCCATTGAAATTGAGAAAACGCGACGTCGGGTGAATGCCTTGGAATTTATTCTTATTCCTGCCATTGAAGAGACGATTAAATACATAAATTTAAAGTTATCCGAAATTGAAAGGTCGGATTTAACTCGGTTAATGAGGGTGAAAGAAATTTTAGGCAAAAGGTAG
- a CDS encoding V-type ATP synthase subunit I, protein MAVVPLEKIVIVVHKSIKDQFIDRLHKLRIIHITESKEAPVYAPEDLEKIKEAITQISTYQKKGVLDNFVPPRIPLRLEDFEQLTKRYDFRHTTAELEKIKKEREELRNELQNLRNMISLLTPFQPLSYKLNELKSFKQIETIPVQIKSEDTFKKIEELIAEISFSFETINRVGTKIFGTFFVSKEDLQRFKGKLLELGCEIIELPDVPKTPAELIAAWSEEIERINLRISELDRREAELAQEIMNLKIVYDWLENEFRKHGVAAALPETSQTVNIIGWVKKKDLDKIEKLVGEFKFAGYQKISPDTEEKPPVAIENPWWSTPYEMLIRLYSMPEQKEYDPTPFIAVFFPLFFALCLTDAIYGIFLALFSLYLMRRVPGDKSLLWILFVGGIITIFTGSMVGGWAGNLFDLIGIPFFKNFKKLMLFDPLTNPMPFFYLSLSIGYIHVLLGVMIEVFDDLRNKEYARAIFENLTWVVLIVCIPLYFTILKSPILKVLILLAVTGIILYSNRSGNPPLIDQLLWTLFVLFLLGTLMKLFPPFFKYLAGALLVVNIFRIKKGKKVLIRMAWGLYTLYGITSFVSNILSYIRLMALGMVTGGIAITVNMIAWMLLKVPVIGIFLTIIVLIGGHSFNILINALGGFIHTMRLHYIEFFGRFYTGGGKLFRPFGLETRYVEIK, encoded by the coding sequence ATGGCCGTCGTCCCGTTAGAAAAGATAGTAATCGTCGTCCACAAAAGTATAAAAGATCAGTTTATCGACCGACTCCACAAACTCAGGATAATTCATATTACCGAGTCAAAAGAGGCTCCGGTTTATGCCCCGGAGGACCTGGAAAAAATAAAAGAAGCGATTACCCAGATTTCAACCTATCAAAAAAAAGGGGTTTTAGACAATTTTGTGCCACCACGTATTCCTTTGCGTTTAGAGGATTTTGAACAACTCACTAAAAGGTATGACTTCCGACACACCACCGCAGAGCTTGAAAAGATAAAAAAAGAACGTGAGGAGTTGCGCAATGAATTGCAGAATTTGCGCAACATGATTTCCCTCCTGACACCTTTTCAGCCTTTATCATATAAGTTAAACGAACTAAAAAGTTTTAAACAGATTGAGACCATCCCTGTCCAGATTAAATCTGAAGATACCTTCAAAAAGATTGAGGAATTGATTGCTGAAATATCCTTTTCTTTTGAGACTATCAATCGAGTGGGGACAAAGATTTTTGGCACTTTCTTTGTATCCAAAGAAGATCTCCAGAGATTTAAAGGTAAACTTCTGGAACTCGGATGCGAAATCATTGAACTGCCGGATGTCCCCAAAACCCCAGCAGAGCTGATTGCGGCATGGAGTGAGGAGATTGAGCGGATTAATTTACGAATCTCGGAATTAGACCGTCGAGAAGCTGAACTGGCTCAAGAGATTATGAATTTGAAGATTGTCTATGATTGGTTAGAAAATGAATTCAGAAAGCATGGAGTGGCAGCCGCATTGCCGGAAACATCCCAGACCGTGAATATCATTGGCTGGGTTAAAAAGAAAGACCTTGACAAAATCGAAAAACTTGTTGGCGAATTTAAATTTGCTGGTTATCAAAAAATTTCTCCCGACACCGAAGAGAAACCACCGGTGGCAATTGAAAACCCCTGGTGGAGTACACCTTATGAGATGTTGATTAGACTCTATAGTATGCCCGAGCAGAAAGAATATGATCCAACACCATTCATTGCCGTATTTTTCCCGCTCTTTTTTGCCCTTTGCCTGACCGATGCTATCTATGGGATATTTCTTGCTCTATTCTCTTTATACCTTATGCGGCGGGTGCCGGGTGATAAGAGTCTTTTATGGATTTTATTTGTAGGGGGTATTATCACCATCTTTACCGGGAGTATGGTTGGAGGCTGGGCTGGTAATCTCTTTGATTTGATTGGTATTCCATTTTTTAAAAACTTTAAAAAATTGATGCTCTTTGATCCACTTACCAATCCGATGCCCTTTTTTTATCTCTCTTTGAGTATCGGATATATCCATGTTTTACTGGGAGTAATGATTGAAGTCTTTGATGACCTTCGAAACAAAGAGTACGCTCGGGCGATATTTGAAAATCTTACCTGGGTAGTATTGATTGTGTGCATTCCGCTTTATTTTACAATTCTCAAATCACCGATCCTTAAGGTTTTAATACTTCTTGCCGTTACCGGGATCATCCTCTATTCCAATCGCTCCGGTAATCCACCTTTGATTGATCAGCTCTTATGGACACTGTTTGTCTTATTTTTGCTCGGCACATTGATGAAGCTCTTCCCACCGTTTTTCAAGTATCTCGCTGGAGCTTTATTGGTCGTGAATATTTTCCGGATTAAAAAGGGAAAGAAAGTATTAATCCGGATGGCATGGGGTCTTTACACACTCTATGGCATAACTTCATTTGTCAGCAATATTCTTTCCTATATCCGATTGATGGCATTGGGTATGGTTACCGGTGGCATCGCAATTACGGTGAATATGATCGCCTGGATGCTCTTAAAGGTTCCTGTGATTGGTATTTTTCTAACGATAATCGTGTTGATCGGTGGGCATAGTTTCAATATTTTAATCAATGCATTAGGTGGGTTTATTCACACTATGCGTCTCCACTATATCGAATTTTTTGGACGTTTTTACACCGGTGGTGGAAAACTCTTTCGGCCATTTGGTCTGGAGACAAGATATGTGGAGATAAAATAA
- a CDS encoding V-type ATP synthase subunit K, whose protein sequence is MTDPLGLAIAIAGGALAAILAGIGSAIGIGYTAQAANGVLSEDPDKFGQLLILVALPGTQGFYGFLGAFLLLTKIGLLGGTVPAISLWQGLQLFFACMPVALAGLVSAIWQGKVCTAGVEMVAKRPQESAKAVIYGILVEIYAVLGLIVTILSLMGMKL, encoded by the coding sequence ATGACCGATCCATTAGGTTTAGCAATTGCCATTGCCGGGGGTGCCCTAGCCGCAATTCTTGCGGGCATTGGTTCCGCAATTGGCATAGGTTACACCGCTCAGGCTGCCAATGGTGTCCTGAGTGAGGATCCGGATAAGTTCGGGCAATTATTAATCTTGGTGGCACTGCCCGGAACTCAGGGATTTTATGGATTCTTAGGTGCATTCTTATTGCTGACCAAGATAGGTCTTCTGGGTGGCACGGTTCCGGCAATCTCATTGTGGCAGGGTTTACAATTGTTCTTTGCGTGCATGCCTGTAGCCCTGGCTGGTCTGGTTTCCGCAATCTGGCAGGGTAAAGTTTGCACTGCGGGTGTAGAGATGGTAGCAAAGAGACCTCAAGAATCGGCAAAGGCAGTAATTTATGGAATTCTGGTAGAAATCTATGCAGTGTTGGGTTTGATTGTTACGATTCTGAGTCTGATGGGAATGAAACTCTAA